The Miltoncostaea oceani genome includes a region encoding these proteins:
- a CDS encoding ATP-dependent metallopeptidase FtsH/Yme1/Tma family protein → MLRQSPGPIGPPPPLRRALLMGLLALAALAALVGPALAADPVQVPPNVVEPLGAVDGAVVVPYSQLVGAADARNLNAAVVDTSSYWVAAIDGGGRVIASEIPRPQAGRDFAQAEGTPKTATPALPGAFELATHLREDGVAVLGPAPVEADAGGSGGIMRYLAIPLGVGILAAFLIGGMMLIRGRNPNGRGANGRGGAAGHGKIRKNAQVEPPKVRFADVAGCDEVVEELTEVVTFLREPERFAAVGARMPRGVILHGPPGTGKTLIAKAVAGEAGVPFFALSGSDFVDTFVGVGASRVRDLFAEARKDEKKGTPNRGAIIFFDEIDAIGRARGQGNSGADSEREGTLNQLLVELDGFGDRDKVVVIAATNRLDMLDAALLRPGRFDRRVQVGLPAEAGRLEILRLHSRSMPIAEPESLTALARVTAGFAGADLANMVNEAAIMAARAGRVTILPEDLDEGMLRAVAGPQRADRRIGEGELEVIAWHEAGHALAAELCPTHQKAQKVTILARGDAGGLALYGNLDRTLTSQQHLHEKMVVAMAGRAAEQIRFGVISSGAANDLEQVNRMAHEAVERLGFSPRVGQIVSAAGAHQIPRSGETRRAIDEEIGRMIDAAYADAVALLTDHRDELDGLAGVLLEREQVDRADIDAILSGLRDGGRRLPARADALPTSRESQPVAVAAHPIPAPEPVSVPHPPAPPRSRRPRVPALGLPRGRRVRTGIEAAAASVYAVTLPRVGVRRRRRKGPGLA, encoded by the coding sequence GTGCTCCGTCAGTCCCCGGGCCCGATCGGCCCGCCCCCGCCCCTCCGTCGCGCCCTCCTCATGGGCCTGCTCGCGCTGGCGGCCCTCGCCGCCCTCGTGGGCCCCGCCCTCGCGGCCGACCCCGTCCAGGTGCCGCCGAACGTCGTCGAGCCGCTCGGCGCGGTCGACGGCGCGGTCGTCGTCCCCTACTCCCAGCTGGTCGGGGCGGCGGACGCCCGGAACCTGAACGCGGCGGTGGTGGACACCTCGAGCTACTGGGTGGCGGCGATCGACGGCGGCGGGCGCGTGATCGCCTCGGAGATCCCCCGGCCGCAGGCCGGGCGGGACTTCGCCCAGGCCGAGGGCACCCCGAAGACGGCGACCCCGGCGCTGCCGGGCGCGTTCGAGCTGGCGACGCACCTGCGCGAGGACGGCGTCGCGGTGCTCGGCCCGGCCCCCGTCGAGGCCGACGCGGGCGGGTCCGGCGGCATCATGCGCTACCTCGCGATCCCCCTCGGCGTCGGCATCCTCGCCGCGTTCCTGATCGGCGGGATGATGCTGATCCGGGGCCGCAACCCGAACGGCCGGGGCGCGAACGGCCGCGGCGGCGCCGCCGGCCACGGGAAGATCCGCAAGAACGCTCAGGTGGAGCCGCCGAAGGTGCGGTTCGCCGACGTCGCCGGCTGCGACGAGGTGGTGGAGGAGCTGACCGAGGTGGTGACGTTCCTGCGCGAGCCGGAGCGCTTCGCCGCCGTCGGCGCCCGCATGCCGCGCGGCGTGATCCTGCACGGCCCCCCGGGGACCGGGAAGACCCTGATCGCGAAGGCCGTCGCCGGCGAGGCCGGCGTCCCGTTCTTCGCGCTGTCGGGCTCCGACTTCGTCGACACGTTCGTCGGCGTCGGCGCCTCCCGCGTGCGGGACCTCTTCGCGGAGGCCCGCAAGGACGAGAAGAAGGGCACGCCGAACCGCGGCGCGATCATCTTCTTCGACGAGATCGACGCCATCGGCCGCGCCCGCGGCCAGGGCAACTCGGGCGCCGACTCGGAGCGGGAGGGCACGCTGAACCAGCTCCTCGTCGAGCTCGACGGCTTCGGCGACCGCGACAAGGTCGTGGTGATCGCGGCGACGAACCGGCTCGACATGCTCGACGCGGCGCTGCTGCGGCCGGGCCGCTTCGACCGGCGCGTCCAGGTGGGCCTGCCCGCGGAGGCGGGGCGCCTCGAGATCCTGCGCCTCCACTCGCGGTCGATGCCCATCGCGGAGCCGGAGTCGCTGACGGCGCTCGCCCGGGTGACGGCGGGCTTCGCCGGCGCCGACCTCGCGAACATGGTGAACGAGGCGGCGATCATGGCGGCCCGCGCCGGGCGCGTCACGATCCTCCCGGAGGACCTGGACGAGGGGATGCTGCGCGCCGTCGCCGGGCCCCAGAGGGCCGACCGGCGCATCGGCGAGGGCGAGCTCGAGGTCATCGCCTGGCACGAGGCCGGCCACGCCCTCGCGGCGGAGCTCTGCCCCACCCACCAGAAGGCCCAGAAGGTCACGATCCTCGCCCGCGGCGACGCCGGTGGGCTCGCCCTCTACGGAAACCTCGACCGCACCCTCACCTCCCAGCAGCACCTCCACGAGAAGATGGTCGTGGCGATGGCGGGGCGCGCGGCGGAGCAGATCCGCTTCGGCGTCATCTCCTCCGGCGCCGCGAACGACCTGGAGCAGGTGAACCGGATGGCGCACGAGGCCGTCGAGCGGCTCGGCTTCTCGCCGCGCGTCGGCCAGATCGTCTCCGCCGCCGGGGCGCACCAGATCCCGCGGTCGGGTGAGACGCGCCGGGCGATCGACGAGGAGATCGGCCGCATGATCGACGCCGCCTACGCGGACGCCGTCGCCCTCCTCACCGACCACCGCGACGAGCTCGACGGCCTCGCCGGCGTCCTGCTGGAGCGGGAGCAGGTCGACCGGGCGGACATCGACGCGATCCTGTCGGGGCTGCGCGACGGCGGGCGCCGCCTCCCGGCGCGCGCCGACGCCCTGCCGACGTCCCGCGAGTCGCAGCCGGTCGCGGTGGCGGCGCACCCGATCCCGGCGCCGGAGCCGGTGTCGGTCCCCCACCCCCCGGCCCCGCCGCGGTCGCGCCGGCCGCGGGTGCCGGCCCTCGGCCTGCCCCGCGGGCGTCGCGTGCGGACGGGGATCGAGGCGGCCGCCGCGTCGGTCTACGCGGTCACCCTCCCCCGCGTCGGCGTCCGCCGGCGTCGCCGCAAGGGCCCCGGCCTGGCGTGA